A section of the Jaculus jaculus isolate mJacJac1 chromosome 6, mJacJac1.mat.Y.cur, whole genome shotgun sequence genome encodes:
- the Tmdd1 gene encoding transmembrane and death domain protein 1, with protein MAARAGLLLLLWGCALTPPPTRALDALGPHAAVRLAELLSPEECGHFRSLLEAPEPDVEAELARLSEDRLARPEPPPGSAGPPGPERRRRRRRRREAAEEPGEVSDGCREALASWLAAEAPSLSWDRVARALRRSGRPDVARELGKNLHQQATLQLRRFGQRYLPPPRAAPAPAPAPAPAPRARRARDAAAAAPWDSLGLIVERLPQPPYNRSPTGWVGPLALGLLTGFVGALGTGVMVIVLTLWVTGGDGDPAPPRGSGPLARARLGPAAARGWREAEPLLPRVGAAGGPDCRSAHDPLL; from the coding sequence ATGGCGGCGCGGgccgggctgctgctgctgctgtggggcTGCGCGCTGACGCCGCCGCCGACGCGCGCGCTGGACGCCCTGGGCCCGCACGCGGCCGTCCGCCTGGCCGAGCTGCTGAGCCCCGAGGAGTGCGGCCACTTCCGGTCTCTGCTGGAGGCGCCGGAGCCCGACGTGGAGGCCGAGCTGGCCCGGCTCTCCGAGGACCGGCTGGCGCGGCCCGAGCCGCCGCCGGGCTCTGCGGGGCCACCGGGCCctgagcggcggcggcggaggaggaggaggagggaggcggCGGAGGAGCCCGGCGAGGTCTCGGACGGCTGCCGGGAGGCGCTGGCGTCCTGGTTGGCGGCCGAGGCCCCCTCGCTGTCGTGGGACCGCGTGGCCCGGGCCCTGCGACGCAGCGGCCGCCCGGACGTGGCGCGGGAGCTGGGCAAGAACCTTCACCAGCAGGCCACGCTGCAGCTGCGCAGGTTCGGGCAGCGCTACCTGCCGCCGCCGCGCGCCgcccccgccccggccccggccccggctcCGGCCCCGCGCGCCCGCCGCGCCCgggacgccgccgccgccgctccctGGGATTCGCTGGGCTTGATCGTGGAGCGCCTGCCGCAGCCGCCCTACAACCGCAGCCCCACGGGCTGGGTCGGGCCGCTGGCGCTCGGCCTCCTCACCGGCTTCGTCGGGGCGCTGGGCACCGGGGTAATGGTCATCGTGCTCACGCTGTGGGTCACCGGCGGCGACGGCGACCCCGCGCCACCCCGCGGCTCCGGACCGCTCGCCCGCGCTCGGCTCGGGCCCGCCGCGGCGCGAGGCTGGCGGGAAGCAGAGCCGCTCCTGCCCCGGGTTGGGGCTGCAGGGGGACCAGACTGCCGCTCGGCCCACGACCCGCTGCTGTGA
- the Fignl2 gene encoding fidgetin-like protein 2, with the protein MHWTPEHAQPLNQWPEQHLDVSSTTPSPAHKLELPPGSRQRCHYAWAHDDISALTASNLLKRYAEKYSGVLDSPYERPALGGYGDAAFLNGAKGDPDPWPGPEPPSPYPLASLHDGLPGTKPGGGSGGLGGSPVVAGNLPEPLYAGNACGGPSATPEYPAGYGGGYLTPGYCAQTGAALAPPPPAALLQPPPPPGYAPSAAPLYNYAAGGYATQPGYGALPPPPAAPPAPYLPSGLAAPTPLPAPAPYGFPAAAAAPGAEAGVSLKRKAADEGAESRYRKYAYEPAKGPAADGASYPAADNGECRGNGFRAKPPAAAEEASGKYGGGGGGGVPVKVLGSPVYGPQLEPFEKFSTDRAPGPAARGAFAVPSGEPPQPADPGALELVTSKMVDCGPPVQWADVAGQGAVKAALEEELVWPLLRPPAYPGGSRPPRTVLLFGPRGAGKTLLGRCLATQLGATLLRLRGTSVAAPGAAEGARLLQAAFAAARRRPPAVLLLSELEALLPARDDGAGASLQAPLLACLDGSCGSRADGVLVVGTTSRPAALDEATRRRFLLRFYVALPDGPARGQILQRALAQQGCALSERELAALVQGTQGFSGGELGQLCQQAAAGAGLPGLQRPISYKDLEAALAKVGPRASPKELDSFLEWDKMYGSGH; encoded by the coding sequence ATGCACTGGACACCGGAACACGCCCAGCCCCTCAACCAGTGGCCAGAGCAGCACCTGGACGTCTCCTCCACCACCCCGTCGCCGGCGCACAAGTTGGAGCTGCCGCCGGGGAGCCGCCAGCGCTGCCACTATGCCTGGGCCCACGACGACATCTCCGCCCTCACCGCCTCCAACCTGCTCAAGCGCTACGCCGAGAAATACTCGGGGGTTCTCGACTCGCCCTACGAGCGCCCGGCCCTGGGCGGCTACGGCGACGCCGCCTTCCTCAACGGCGCCAAGGGGGACCCAGATCCCTGGCCGGGGCCCGAGCCCCCGTCGCCGTACCCCCTGGCCTCTCTGCACGACGGCCTGCCGGGAACCAAACCGGGCGGCGGTTCCGGGGGCCTCGGGGGCTCCCCGGTTGTAGCCGGGAACCTGCCTGAACCCCTGTACGCCGGCAACGCGTGCGGCGGCCCGTCGGCGACGCCCGAGTACCCGGCGGGCTACGGCGGGGGGTACCTGACGCCCGGCTACTGCGCGCAGACGGGCGCCGCGCTGGCCCCGCCGCCCCCCGCCGCGCTGCTGCAgcccccgccgccgcccgggTACGCGCCGTCGGCGGCGCCGCTCTACAACTACGCGGCGGGCGGCTACGCCACGCAGCCCGGCTACGGAGCCTTGCCGCCGCCCCCGGCCGCGCCCCCGGCCCCCTACCTGCCCTCGGGGCTGGCGGCGCCCACGCCCCTCCCCGCGCCCGCTCCCTACGGCTTCCCGGCGGCGGCCGCTGCGCCCGGCGCCGAGGCCGGCGTGTCGCTGAAGCGCAAGGCGGCCGACGAGGGCGCGGAGAGCCGCTACCGCAAGTACGCGTACGAGCCCGCCAAGGGCCCCGCGGCCGACGGCGCCTCCTACCCGGCCGCGGACAACGGCGAGTGTCGGGGCAACGGGTTCCGGGCCAAGCCGCCCGCAGCCGCGGAGGAGGCGTCGGGCAAgtacggcggcggcggcggcggaggcgttCCAGTCAAGGTCTTGGGCTCCCCCGTCTACGGCCCGCAACTGGAACCCTTCGAAAAGTTCTCCACGGACCGGGCCCCCGGGCCCGCCGCCCGCGGGGCCTTCGCGGTGCCGTCGGGGGAGCCTCCCCAGCCTGCGGACCCGGGGGCGCTGGAGCTGGTGACCAGCAAGATGGTGGACTGCGGGCCCCCGGTGCAGTGGGCGGACGTGGCCGGCCAGGGCGCAGTCAAGGCGGCGCTGGAGGAGGAGCTGGTGTGGCCCCTGCTGAGACCCCCGGCCTACCCCGGCGGCTCGCGCCCGCCGCGGACCGTGCTGCTGTTCGGGCCCCGGGGCGCGGGCAAGACGCTGCTCGGCCGCTGCCTCGCCACGCAGCTGGGGGCCACGCTGCTGCGCCTGCGCGGGACGAGCGTGGCCGCGCCGGGCGCCGCCGAGGGCGCGCGCCTCCTGCAGGCCGCCTTCGCGGCCGcgcgccgccgcccgcccgccgtgCTGCTGCTCAGCGAGCTGGAGGCGCTGCTGCCGGCTCGCGACGACGGTGCGGGCGCGTCGCTGCAGGCGCCGCTGCTGGCCTGCCTGGACGGTAGCTGCGGCTCGCGGGCCGACGGCGTGCTCGTGGTGGGCACCACCTCGCGGCCCGCGGCCCTGGACGAGGCGACCCGCCGACGCTTCTTGCTGCGCTTCTACGTGGCGCTGCCCGACGGCCCGGCCCGCGGGCAGATCCTGCAGAGGGCGCTGGCCCAGCAGGGCTGCGCGCTGAGCGAGCGGGAGCTCGCCGCCCTGGTGCAGGGCACCCAGGGCTTTTCCGGGGGCGAGCTGGGGCAGCTGTGCCAGCAGGCCGCGGCCGGGGCGGGCCTCCCGGGGCTGCAGCGCCCCATCTCCTACAAAGACTTGGAGGCGGCTCTAGCCAAGGTGGGCCCTCGGGCTTCCCCCAAGGAGCTGGACTCTTTCTTGGAGTGGGACAAGATGTACGGTTCCGGACACTGA